The following are encoded together in the Bacteroidales bacterium genome:
- a CDS encoding ARMT1-like domain-containing protein: MKTYLECIPCFMQQALRAGRMTAKNEEQVKLILDEVSELVPNFSLENTPAEYGAEVYRIIKEITGVVDPYKQIKEDSINEALALIPDLKQIIDESDNRLLTAVRIAIAGNVIDFGVNESFSLIEDIGKILVQDFAVSDFNYFKSAVKKAEKILYIGDNAGESVFDKLLIEEMGKPVIYAVREIPVINDSTYEDAVNSGLADVATIISSGVKAPGTILNQCNNEFLELFKSADMVISKGQGNYEGLSDVNRPLFFLLKAKCEVIAKDLGMKKNDIILKGINLI, from the coding sequence ATGAAAACATATTTAGAATGTATCCCTTGTTTTATGCAGCAAGCATTAAGAGCAGGGCGAATGACTGCAAAAAATGAAGAACAAGTAAAACTGATTTTGGATGAAGTTAGTGAATTGGTTCCGAATTTCAGTTTAGAAAACACACCTGCAGAATATGGTGCGGAAGTTTATAGAATTATTAAAGAAATAACGGGAGTTGTCGATCCTTATAAACAAATTAAAGAAGACAGCATTAATGAGGCATTGGCATTGATTCCTGATTTAAAACAAATAATTGATGAATCTGATAATCGATTATTAACAGCCGTAAGAATAGCCATTGCAGGGAATGTTATTGATTTTGGGGTTAATGAATCTTTTAGTCTTATTGAAGACATCGGAAAAATATTAGTTCAGGATTTTGCTGTTTCGGATTTTAATTATTTTAAATCGGCAGTTAAAAAAGCTGAAAAAATACTTTATATCGGAGATAATGCCGGAGAATCAGTGTTTGATAAATTATTGATTGAAGAAATGGGAAAGCCTGTGATTTATGCAGTTAGAGAAATTCCCGTTATTAACGATTCAACTTATGAAGATGCAGTAAATTCAGGTCTCGCAGATGTTGCAACAATAATTTCTTCCGGTGTAAAAGCTCCGGGAACAATTTTAAATCAATGTAATAACGAGTTTTTAGAATTATTTAAATCGGCTGATATGGTTATCAGCAAAGGTCAAGGAAATTATGAAGGTTTGTCGGATGTGAATCGTCCGCTTTTTTTCTTATTAAAAGCTAAATGTGAAGTTATTGCAAAAGATTTGGGTATGAAAAAAAATGATATTATTCTGAAAGGAATTAATTTAATTTGA
- a CDS encoding CGGC domain-containing protein — MKNKTKIGIIICDRYRSCAGGKCFRALQNREGAFDIYAKDEDIELVGYTSCGGCPGGNIEYAPEEMKNNGAEVVHLATGFVVGYPPCPRIKQFVKVIEIKYGMKAVIGTHPIPEKYLITHTKMKTWDSSAWNEITKPTMSDEKTRIAYN, encoded by the coding sequence ATGAAAAACAAAACAAAAATCGGAATTATAATTTGTGATCGTTATCGCAGTTGTGCCGGAGGTAAATGTTTCAGAGCTTTACAAAACAGGGAAGGAGCATTTGATATTTATGCAAAAGACGAAGATATTGAATTAGTCGGTTATACAAGTTGCGGAGGTTGTCCGGGAGGAAATATTGAATATGCACCCGAAGAAATGAAAAATAACGGAGCGGAAGTTGTTCATCTGGCAACAGGTTTTGTTGTCGGTTATCCGCCTTGCCCACGCATTAAACAATTCGTAAAAGTAATTGAGATAAAATACGGAATGAAAGCAGTTATCGGCACTCATCCGATACCGGAAAAATATTTAATTACACATACAAAAATGAAAACATGGGATTCTTCTGCATGGAATGAAATTACAAAACCGACTATGTCTGATGAAAAAACAAGAATTGCGTATAATTAG
- a CDS encoding radical SAM protein produces MYKYLFGPVPSRRLGMSLGVDLVPHKVCTLDCVYCECGATTKLTVDRKEYILYDRITEELTHYFEHNPDPEYITFSGSGEPTLNSRIGDVIVFIKSKKPNIPIAVLTNGTLLNNKSLRKEIYKADVILPSLDAAVSSDFQNINRPHNSLTVDTYIQGLIDLRNEFLGKIWLEILILPGYNDNPENITALKEAILKIKPDSIQLNTLDRPGVLTDLEAASQDELLKIINSWNLKNVEIIAKVKDREKVISYREDIETAILETIKRRPCTLHDLSLLLGTHINEINKYLGVLEENGKILTKSLDRGTFYQIKK; encoded by the coding sequence ATGTATAAATACTTATTCGGCCCGGTTCCTTCACGTCGTTTGGGCATGTCTCTCGGTGTTGACCTTGTTCCGCACAAAGTTTGCACTTTGGATTGCGTATATTGCGAATGCGGTGCAACAACAAAGTTGACTGTTGACAGAAAAGAATATATTCTTTATGATCGAATCACAGAAGAATTAACGCATTATTTTGAGCATAATCCCGATCCGGAATATATTACTTTTTCAGGTTCCGGTGAACCGACTTTAAATTCAAGGATAGGAGATGTAATTGTATTTATTAAAAGCAAGAAACCAAATATTCCGATTGCTGTTTTAACCAACGGTACTTTGCTGAATAATAAATCATTAAGAAAAGAAATTTATAAAGCAGATGTAATACTTCCCTCATTGGATGCTGCTGTATCTTCTGATTTTCAAAATATAAACAGACCTCATAATTCCTTAACTGTTGATACCTATATACAGGGATTAATTGATTTAAGAAATGAGTTTTTAGGTAAAATATGGTTAGAAATATTGATTCTTCCCGGTTATAATGATAATCCCGAGAATATAACAGCTTTAAAAGAAGCGATACTTAAAATTAAACCGGATTCAATACAATTAAATACATTAGATCGTCCCGGAGTATTGACTGATTTAGAAGCGGCAAGTCAAGATGAATTATTGAAAATTATTAACTCTTGGAATTTGAAGAATGTTGAGATCATAGCAAAGGTAAAAGACAGGGAAAAAGTAATATCATACAGGGAAGATATTGAAACAGCAATTTTAGAAACCATAAAAAGAAGACCTTGCACTCTGCATGATCTTTCTTTGCTTTTAGGAACTCATATCAATGAAATTAATAAATATCTGGGTGTTCTCGAAGAAAACGGAAAAATACTGACAAAATCATTGGATCGAGGTACTTTTTATCAAATTAAAAAATAG
- a CDS encoding carboxypeptidase-like regulatory domain-containing protein yields MKTKLLISGFLILTFNIFSQSKVIGVIKDFEENYLPSAYIQEVGTKNEVVSNEKGKFVINTIKDTCLISFSWIGLETKTIEITKDTSINIILEIWNYEFNWITIGANFEAINSNFGFLVSNGFDEHPIIHFEDFSESWIYKASVTTDFKRDYSIGVKFGRDYILRHIYMPTIEYKKTEYFSNNFHQTDINLSFGVRFRGFWGTILIKSGYQSLNGDYNLGGGIGFQNSHRSPNLYYGITAGYWINYFTYNIYFQSFIYKHKLSLRANYERIENFDFLNIGINYIFNR; encoded by the coding sequence ATGAAAACTAAACTTTTAATTTCAGGGTTTTTAATTCTTACATTTAATATTTTCTCACAAAGCAAAGTTATCGGTGTGATTAAAGACTTTGAGGAAAATTACTTGCCTTCTGCATATATTCAAGAAGTTGGCACAAAGAATGAGGTTGTTTCAAATGAAAAAGGCAAATTTGTAATAAACACTATAAAAGACACTTGTTTAATTAGTTTTTCATGGATTGGCTTGGAAACAAAGACAATTGAAATAACAAAAGACACATCAATTAATATAATACTTGAAATTTGGAATTATGAATTCAATTGGATAACAATTGGGGCAAACTTTGAAGCAATCAACTCAAATTTTGGTTTTTTAGTAAGTAATGGTTTCGATGAACACCCAATTATTCATTTTGAAGACTTCTCTGAATCGTGGATATATAAGGCGAGTGTTACAACAGATTTCAAAAGGGATTATTCAATTGGAGTTAAATTTGGCCGAGATTATATTTTGAGACACATTTACATGCCTACGATTGAGTATAAAAAAACTGAATATTTTTCTAATAACTTTCATCAAACCGATATAAACTTATCTTTTGGTGTTCGTTTTAGAGGCTTTTGGGGTACAATCTTAATAAAATCCGGATATCAATCATTGAATGGAGATTATAACTTAGGTGGAGGAATTGGTTTTCAAAATAGCCATCGCAGTCCAAATTTATACTATGGAATAACGGCAGGATATTGGATTAATTACTTTACTTATAATATCTACTTTCAAAGTTTTATTTACAAGCATAAATTAAGTTTAAGAGCAAATTATGAGAGAATTGAAAACTTTGATTTTTTAAATATTGGGATAAATTATATTTTTAACAGATAA
- a CDS encoding endonuclease gives MKFLVLSAIFFFNGLIGLSQIPEGYYDDAQGLGGDVLKTALYNIIKGHNEYVYTTDTTDVWDILKETDKDPYNPDNVILIYTGWSVDAAQEWNNGDGWEREHVWAKSRGDFGTDLGAGTDVHHLRPIDPSVNSARNNRWFAECDEEYIDNGIPTGSYTSSTEWVWKPRDEVIGDVARMIFYMATRYEGEGGEPDLEVIDYIPADNNTDEPIHALLSDLLIWNALDPVSDYEINRNNIIYSYQNNRNPFIDYPEWVECIWNNNCTGMWFTTVPDTVLTDRDTYSYSVSAFGPDDVLLTLSGEIIPDWLIFRSVTSNFGSATATLEGSTDFNDIGTHAVSIKLSGGTETVFQNFEILVTDGNPIAFTSTPVTDANVDELYAYYITSTGDEGATFTLTGTILPNWLSLSDNIGSTATLSGIPLIEHLGLNTVELTLTDDTKMTITQNFDILVVDPNDLNQIIITQYYEGNSNDKFIEITNIGSSDVDLSSYYLARWGTTDTPSGVYTNGDALTGIIAAGETQVYKNSGATVPAYAVALATASTSATYFNGDDPVALLRYGDTWEDRVDCLYASIAGGTKWGDETGFYRKETVTSGNLEMSILDGSGEWIEVSIEEVNNAVYGTTEYLGFHIGPPVGTEDINTQVKLFPNPVSDILFIETKDRINSIEVMNVTGQLIKKINNFNNTLAVGLSDLQRGLYFMKITDCNGNVSLLKFVKQ, from the coding sequence ATGAAATTTTTAGTATTATCGGCAATATTTTTTTTTAACGGTTTAATCGGTTTAAGCCAGATTCCGGAAGGTTATTATGATGATGCTCAAGGTTTGGGTGGAGATGTTCTTAAAACTGCCCTGTATAATATCATTAAAGGACATAATGAGTATGTATATACAACTGATACTACAGATGTTTGGGATATCTTAAAAGAAACAGACAAAGATCCTTATAACCCGGATAATGTAATTTTAATATACACGGGTTGGTCAGTGGATGCTGCCCAAGAATGGAATAACGGAGACGGTTGGGAGCGTGAACATGTTTGGGCAAAATCTCGCGGTGATTTTGGTACTGATCTCGGAGCCGGAACTGATGTTCATCATTTACGACCTATTGATCCTTCGGTAAATTCTGCACGTAACAACAGATGGTTTGCTGAATGTGATGAAGAATACATAGACAACGGAATACCGACAGGCAGCTATACAAGCAGTACCGAATGGGTTTGGAAACCTCGAGATGAAGTAATAGGCGATGTAGCGAGAATGATTTTTTATATGGCAACACGTTATGAAGGAGAAGGCGGAGAACCGGATTTGGAAGTCATTGATTATATTCCTGCTGATAATAATACAGATGAACCTATACATGCTTTATTATCCGATTTATTAATATGGAATGCGCTGGATCCTGTTTCTGATTATGAGATTAACAGAAACAATATAATTTATTCTTATCAAAATAACAGAAATCCTTTTATTGATTATCCTGAATGGGTTGAATGTATTTGGAATAACAATTGCACAGGCATGTGGTTTACGACTGTTCCCGATACTGTATTGACAGACAGAGATACGTATTCTTATTCTGTTTCTGCTTTTGGCCCCGATGATGTATTGTTAACTCTTTCAGGTGAAATAATTCCTGATTGGTTGATTTTTAGATCTGTAACAAGCAATTTTGGAAGTGCAACAGCTACTCTTGAGGGTTCTACTGATTTTAATGATATCGGAACTCATGCTGTTTCAATAAAATTAAGCGGAGGTACTGAAACTGTTTTTCAAAATTTTGAAATTCTTGTTACGGACGGAAACCCCATTGCATTTACTTCAACACCTGTAACAGACGCAAATGTAGATGAATTATATGCTTATTATATTACTTCAACAGGCGATGAAGGTGCAACATTTACGCTTACGGGAACAATATTGCCGAACTGGTTAAGTTTGAGTGATAATATAGGTTCAACTGCAACATTGAGCGGCATACCTTTGATTGAACATCTTGGTTTAAACACGGTTGAATTAACCCTGACCGATGATACTAAAATGACAATTACTCAAAATTTTGATATTTTAGTTGTTGATCCTAATGATCTCAATCAAATCATAATTACTCAATATTACGAAGGAAACAGTAACGATAAATTTATTGAAATAACAAATATCGGAAGTTCAGATGTTGATTTAAGCTCTTATTATTTAGCACGATGGGGAACAACAGATACTCCTTCGGGTGTTTATACAAACGGAGATGCTCTCACAGGAATTATTGCTGCGGGAGAAACACAGGTTTATAAAAATTCGGGAGCAACTGTGCCTGCTTATGCGGTTGCTTTAGCAACAGCTTCTACAAGTGCGACTTATTTTAACGGTGACGATCCTGTAGCATTGTTGAGATACGGTGATACATGGGAAGATCGAGTTGATTGCCTTTATGCATCAATTGCAGGCGGTACTAAATGGGGAGATGAAACAGGATTTTACAGAAAAGAAACTGTTACATCGGGTAATTTGGAAATGAGTATTTTAGACGGTTCAGGTGAATGGATTGAAGTCAGCATTGAAGAAGTAAATAATGCCGTTTACGGAACAACTGAATATCTCGGGTTTCATATAGGACCTCCTGTCGGAACAGAGGATATAAATACTCAAGTTAAACTTTTTCCGAATCCGGTTAGTGATATTTTATTTATTGAAACTAAAGACCGAATTAATTCAATTGAAGTTATGAACGTAACAGGTCAGTTAATTAAGAAAATAAATAATTTTAATAACACACTTGCTGTAGGACTTTCTGACTTACAAAGAGGATTGTATTTCATGAAAATAACTGACTGTAACGGAAATGTTTCCTTGTTGAAATTTGTAAAACAATAA